A stretch of Gambusia affinis linkage group LG10, SWU_Gaff_1.0, whole genome shotgun sequence DNA encodes these proteins:
- the si:dkey-197i20.6 gene encoding gamma-interferon-inducible lysosomal thiol reductase, with the protein MKVLCILAVLFLISTKHKSFELSHPKPACRYPPSQWCRSLEIAIECKVQKQCMELGAIKPNQTVPRVGLALYYESLCPDCRRFITKQLFPTWTMLQDIMSLTLVPYGNAKEVLSVNSPFSCQHGEPECRGNMIQACIIHLTGTSLAFQIIYCMESAANVLNAAEPCLQLYAPSISWAAVDACVTGRLGYKLMHDYAVMTRALNPAHTHVPWVTIDGEYTEDLEAKTTSSLFRLICDRYKGVKPPVCTGAPVKLSRSGCLTE; encoded by the exons ATGAAGGTTTTGTGCATTCTTGCTGTGCTTTTCCTGATCTCTACCAAACATAAAAGTTTTGAGCTTTCTCATCCCAAACCGGCCTGTCGTTACCCTCCATCTCAGTGGTGTCGGTCTCTGGAGATCGCCATAGAATGCAAG GTCCAGAAGCAATGCATGGAGCTCGGTGCCATTAAGCCAAACCAGACGGTGCCTCGTGTCGGCCTCGCACTATACTATGAGAGCCTGTGTCCAGACTGCAGACGCTTCATCACCAAGCAGCTGTTCCCCACCTGGACAATGCTGCAGGACATTATGTCCCTCACTCTTGTTCCTTATGGGAATGCCAAG GAGGTTTTATCTGTAAACAGTCCCTTCAGCTGTCAACATGGAGAGCCTGAATGCAGAGGAAACATGATTCAG GCCTGCATCATCCATTTGACTGGAACCTCGCTGGCATTTCAAATCATCTACTGCATGGAGTCTGCTGCAAATGTCCTGAATGCTGCGGAGCCA TGTCTCCAGCTGTACGCTCCCTCCATATCCTGGGCCGCTGTTGACGCATGCGTGACTGGACGTCTGGGTTACAAGCTGATGCATGATTACGCCGTCATGACCAGAGCTCTGAACCCGGCTCACACGCACGTTCCTTGGGTCACGATTGATGGG GAATACACAGAAGACCTTGAAGCAAAGACTACATCCTCACTGTTTCGTCTTATCTGTGATCGCTATAAG GGAGTAAAGCCTCCAGTCTGCACCGGCGCCCCTGTTAAACTGAGCAGAAGCGGCTGCTTAACAGAATGA